A window of Rhizophagus irregularis chromosome 25, complete sequence genomic DNA:
agtaaacaaacaaacaaaataaataaataaatatatagataaataaataaatataatttagcgTCTCCCTAATTTACTCCAAGCTTTTATCAAGATATCTACTTTAGAAGGTTCACGAACTGCTACACGAAGATAAGTAGGACGATCATAACCGGGAACACCACTTCGAACTGGCACACCTGCAGCTTTAGCTTTACCAATTGCTTCTTCAACGATTTCTTTAGATTTCATATTAATccaaatataagataaaaagctttttccaTGAAATTCCCATTCATACCCTTCATCGTCTTTTGCTTTTATAATAGCTTCTGATAAAACTCTCAATCTTTCAATGAGTTCACTACGCCATTTTGGTGTAAGCTCCCAAGTTTTTTCCATATATTCAGTATCCTTAACGACTGCATTCAAAAATGCAAGTGCAGGCGAATTAACACTCCAAGGTACttgtaacttttttaaaacatcACAATGTGCTGATGTCGGACATATAACAGAACCTAAACGTAATCCAGTACATGACCAGATTTTCGTCCAAGAATGTATAACATAAACTGAAACCCGCCTGGTTTCATAGAGTAAATAAAGGAATTCATGTTGAGATAAAAGAGAATCGGTCCTGAAATCGCTAGATAGCCAAGGTTGCATCGATtcatctttttaaaatttggttaaaattcaaatgaagTTTtgattgttaatttaataagaaaaaaatattttttattattttatacttaccAACAATTACAAATCCACCATCCTCAACATTTTTATCAAtccaatattttaaatcattaatatttttataatctcCAGTTGGGTTGCAAGGATTAACGATACATAAAAGATTGGCAGGTGTAGTATCCTGAGGTTGAAGAATGGTTCTTCCATTGGTTTCTGCCGATCTATGATACTCCTTGTACTAAATACAcgtttaaatttgaatatttgtcATCTTTCGATAAGAAtctcaataaaaaaatgaattattaaatgaatcgCTTACTTGAGTGTCCCAAGGGCCAGGTTTCCACGTACCAAAGGGAGCTGACCTTGTGACTAAATCAATCAATTCACTTGCACCATTACCAAGGAGTAATCTGTCTTTATGTGATGAATAATCATCAGACCAGAGAAATTTGGCCAGAGAAGTCTTGGCAGGTTCTTGATTGCCTGGTGGATAATGATGACAAGTATATATCTACAAGaattcacgtgatttaataattttctcatAACCCGTGATATCAGATAGCAGATAAACTGATTAAAACTCACAGCCTCTTTAGCTGCTTCTAATGCGTCTTTGGGCGTTCCCAAAGCATTGGTAGTAACCGAAAAGTCTTCAACAAAGTTTTCCAAATACTTCCAATCTTGACCGCCGTGGAATTGTTGAACTTTAGTATCCCATACTTCCTCACTTTCTATGTAATCATTAtgcaaaaataattgaagaggtttttttattggaaaaaaaattcaattggTAATATGCAATCTTCTAAATTCCAATTTCTCGTGCAACGATAACATCTCGGTCACGTGACCACAACGAAAATAAACTTACCCATctcttcttttaaaatttagacTACGATATTATACATAAGAAGGATAAATTAGTTTCttgatcaaattttaataaaaatttaaaatgtttatagaaataaaaaataaattgattacttttatttttaatattacaaaatctaaaattgattcactatttaattaatacaaaccaataaataaatcgttTGCGCTAGAATAAAATATTCACTTAGCTTTCTTCGGAATTCGAAGCAAAGAACTGACTTCAGTCCACAAAACTTTTAACTGAAGAAACTAAGCACTTACATTTCTTATCGTTTCGTGTCTTAAACTTTATAAAGTTcgaatgaaattgaaattatgaaaCTCAGAAATTCGTTTGGAATTATTCGGGAGTTAGAAGGAAAAATTGTTTCAAACTTATTATAACTTAGACTCAAGAACACGTATATTTTATAGCAATATAAAGAATTCACAGTGTTTGGAACTTtagaaggtaaaaaaaaaaattcgcaaAACTTTGAATACAACGGTATTTAGATcgcagtatttttttttatctatctAATATCTCTTAAATGATCTCTAATATCATGTGAAATTTTAACCGGTCACAGGATAAAGAGATTCAAAATAttagatcaataaatttttcgtaatataAAGGTTTACATGCAAAGATCATAAAGATCATAAgagcataattttttaaaaaaattgaggttttttttacaaatttaaaaatttaatatatattagatatcttTTTCTCTCAGTTCTCAGctgtttatttataaattcaataaccAAAAGCAGAAATCCCTTGTTTAATAGTTGATAAATCTCCTGCCTTATTCTTGAAAGCCTGattcttaattttttccaatttctttttacgctcataaaattctttactttTAACTTTACGTTTTTCTTCAAGTTTCTTAACAACTTCTCCATATTTCCAGCCAACTTCATTAGAAAGACGTGAGATTGTAGTATATTTACGACCAGGTTTCAATCGCAAAACTCTCAAAGCGTCAGGAACAACCATACGCTTTTTCTTATCATATGGAGGTGGTATTCCTTCAAAAATCTTGAGACGTTTCAAGGCTTCTGCACCACGCGCAGTCTTATGTGGAATCATGCCACGTATAGTTTTGTAAAAGAGCTTGGAAGGTGCACGAAAGTGGAAAGGACCACGTGCAGGGTTGACAATCATACGTTTACGAAGGTAATCATGATACTTGACTAATTGATTttcgttaattaataaataaattagaaaaatattcaaacgcgattcaataaaaaataaaataaatttttgtgcATTAATCAAATTTCTGGAAAATATCTACGGTAAATCAAACATACTCTTATTTCGGAAAAAAGATCCTGATACATTTAATTCCTCAGCACGAACAATAACAACTTTTTGTCCAGTTAATATCTGTTTTGCTACAATGGATGCCAACCGTCCGATTAAGTGACCTTTACCGTCAACAACAACCacctaataaatataaatatcaaaattaaacgatcgaacaaaaaaatacaaattacaAAACAAGCCAACATAGCAAAACAACTAATTGATAAGCTGTATCccgttaatataattttaatacctTCTCAAAAGTGCTCATATTGGCAGACACTATTATTTGAAAGGGGaactattgtttttttttattaagaaaagagGAGGTTTAATCTACAACATTCAGtagctttttaaaaatttttgattgtatCACATAAGACTGTGATCACATGTTTAAAATATCTCATTTAAATTACTGGACAAATTTGGAGATTACACAAAGTGTTGGCAAAATATCAACGGTTGAAAATCTGGTGTTAATATCGAGTTTTTCACTTCAAACTTCAAATATGCGATTCCTTCTAgtaatttttactttcttgTCAGCAATATGCCTTGTGGCAGCGCATACAATTACAATTCCGGCTCGTGTAAAAGAATGCTTTTTTGAAGAACTGCAAGTTGATGATAAAATGACGATAACTTTTCAAGTTGGTGATGGTGGACAATTAGACATCGATTTCTTggtgaatataatttttttttgcttaacatcagataaaatatttt
This region includes:
- a CDS encoding 60S ribosomal protein uL13, whose translation is MSTFEKVVVVDGKGHLIGRLASIVAKQILTGQKVVIVRAEELNVSGSFFRNKIKYHDYLRKRMIVNPARGPFHFRAPSKLFYKTIRGMIPHKTARGAEALKRLKIFEGIPPPYDKKKRMVVPDALRVLRLKPGRKYTTISRLSNEVGWKYGEVVKKLEEKRKVKSKEFYERKKKLEKIKNQAFKNKAGDLSTIKQGISAFGY